A window of the bacterium genome harbors these coding sequences:
- the amrB gene encoding AmmeMemoRadiSam system protein B — MKTTRKPAVAGYFYELNKERLLKQIEDCFKGPLGPGSLPEVSREGEGKILALVVPHAGYIYSGQAAAHAYYALAKDGKPKRIVIIGPNHRALGAEVSIFAKGEWQTPLGNVPIDEELARRILANSDIVKDDPVAHLYEHSIEVQLPFLQYLFGNDFSFVPIAVYNQTLPVGLHLGNVLADVLSGERAVVIASTDLTHYEAKAVAMEKDRMVIECVKSLNETELYLNIGRHQITMCGPAGVASAIVFGRKRGAKGGVLYKYYTSGDIIGDMLEVVGYASMGIIL; from the coding sequence ATGAAAACAACAAGAAAACCCGCTGTAGCCGGTTACTTTTATGAGCTAAATAAAGAGAGGCTTCTAAAACAAATAGAGGATTGTTTTAAAGGACCATTAGGACCCGGAAGCTTACCGGAGGTTAGTAGGGAGGGGGAGGGGAAGATATTGGCGCTCGTTGTTCCGCACGCCGGATATATTTATTCCGGACAGGCGGCTGCCCACGCCTATTATGCTTTGGCGAAAGATGGAAAACCTAAAAGGATAGTTATAATCGGTCCAAATCATAGGGCTTTAGGAGCAGAGGTATCCATCTTCGCCAAAGGGGAATGGCAAACGCCTTTGGGAAATGTCCCCATTGACGAGGAATTGGCAAGGAGGATACTAGCCAACAGCGATATTGTGAAGGATGACCCCGTAGCTCATCTCTACGAGCACTCAATAGAGGTTCAGCTCCCCTTCTTACAATATCTATTTGGAAACGATTTTTCCTTCGTTCCCATAGCGGTTTATAACCAAACTTTACCCGTAGGTCTACATTTGGGAAATGTTCTCGCTGATGTCCTTTCGGGTGAGAGAGCGGTAGTTATAGCGAGCACTGATTTAACTCATTATGAAGCGAAAGCTGTAGCAATGGAAAAGGATAGGATGGTTATAGAATGCGTTAAGTCCTTAAACGAGACGGAGCTATATCTCAACATAGGAAGACACCAAATAACTATGTGTGGACCAGCTGGGGTTGCCTCTGCTATCGTCTTCGGGAGGAAAAGAGGAGCAAAAGGAGGTGTTCTTTATAAGTATTACACATCGGGGGATATCATAGGAGATATGTTAGAGGTGGTTGGCTACGCCTCAATGGGCATTATATTATGA
- a CDS encoding 1-deoxy-D-xylulose-5-phosphate synthase, producing MLEKINTPKDIKSLSISDLYSLCEDIRGRILEVVARNGGHLAPSLGAVELIVALHYVFDSPKDKLVFDVGHQAYAHKLLTGRKDRFDTLRRKGGLSGFLKLSESEHDAFGAGHASTSLPAALGFAVARDLEGRDYEVVAIIGDGALTGGLSWEALNNIGHLKKKVIVVLNDNEMSISKSIGAISEYLSRIRTEPSYLKIKEDLEFILRRIPLGMPLWESLQRFKEAVKHIFIPGMIFEELGFTYLGPIDGHDLEALIEILQRAKNIPGPTLVHIFTKKGKGYPPAETNPEKFHGVPPFNLETGEVLEPPFPPTYTEVFADSLVALAEEDDRIIAITAAMPLGTGLSSFAKKFPARFFDVGMGEGCAVTFAAGLACRGFKPVVAIYSTFLQRAYDMIIHDVCLQNLPVVFAIDRAGIVGEDGATHQGLFDIAYLFPIPNLVISAPANEWELASLLKTALDSNRPFAIRYPRARGIGVPYDNPQILPIGKGEVRREGEDLCIIALGSMVHSAEIAVEMLEKDGVKATLINPRFVKPIDEELILSCIGRTKRVLVVEEGILQGGFGYQIAHLLFSKGLSDVRIKFIGIDGFVEHGKREELLQLLGLTPEGIYQSAKEILKE from the coding sequence ATGTTGGAGAAGATAAACACTCCCAAGGATATCAAGAGCCTTTCAATATCGGATTTATATTCCCTTTGTGAAGATATCAGAGGGAGGATTTTAGAGGTTGTAGCAAGAAACGGAGGTCATTTAGCGCCGAGCTTGGGAGCGGTTGAGTTAATTGTAGCGCTACATTATGTTTTTGATTCACCCAAAGACAAGCTCGTTTTCGATGTTGGGCACCAAGCCTATGCCCATAAGCTTCTCACGGGGCGTAAAGATAGGTTTGATACTTTGAGGAGGAAGGGTGGGCTCTCGGGATTTTTAAAACTTTCCGAAAGCGAACACGACGCCTTTGGAGCCGGACACGCTTCCACCTCTCTACCCGCTGCGCTCGGCTTCGCCGTTGCGAGGGATTTAGAAGGAAGAGATTATGAAGTCGTCGCGATTATAGGAGATGGCGCTTTGACAGGCGGATTGAGTTGGGAGGCGCTCAATAATATTGGGCATTTAAAGAAGAAGGTCATCGTGGTGCTAAACGATAACGAGATGTCAATAAGCAAAAGCATAGGAGCCATTTCCGAATATCTCTCACGCATAAGAACTGAGCCCAGCTACCTCAAAATCAAGGAGGACTTGGAGTTCATTTTAAGGAGAATCCCGCTGGGGATGCCCCTTTGGGAAAGTCTCCAGAGATTCAAAGAAGCTGTTAAACATATATTCATCCCAGGGATGATTTTTGAGGAATTGGGCTTCACTTACTTGGGTCCAATTGATGGACACGACCTTGAAGCTCTGATAGAGATACTACAAAGGGCGAAAAACATCCCTGGACCGACGCTGGTTCATATATTTACTAAGAAGGGGAAAGGTTACCCACCTGCGGAAACAAACCCCGAGAAATTCCACGGAGTTCCTCCTTTCAATTTGGAAACAGGTGAAGTATTGGAACCACCGTTCCCTCCCACTTACACGGAAGTTTTCGCTGATTCGTTGGTCGCATTAGCGGAAGAGGACGACAGGATAATAGCGATAACAGCCGCTATGCCATTGGGCACAGGACTTTCTTCTTTTGCGAAGAAATTTCCAGCTCGTTTCTTTGATGTGGGGATGGGAGAAGGTTGTGCCGTTACCTTCGCAGCTGGCTTAGCCTGTAGGGGATTCAAACCCGTTGTAGCGATTTATTCAACATTCCTTCAAAGAGCATACGATATGATAATCCACGATGTTTGCCTACAAAATCTTCCCGTTGTATTCGCTATAGATAGGGCGGGTATAGTGGGGGAAGATGGGGCAACCCATCAGGGATTATTTGACATTGCCTATCTGTTCCCTATTCCCAACCTCGTCATCTCCGCTCCAGCCAATGAATGGGAATTGGCTTCCCTCCTAAAAACCGCTTTAGATTCAAATCGCCCCTTTGCTATTCGTTACCCCCGGGCGAGGGGAATCGGTGTTCCTTACGACAACCCCCAAATTTTGCCAATCGGAAAAGGCGAGGTAAGAAGAGAAGGTGAAGATTTGTGTATAATAGCTTTAGGCAGTATGGTCCATTCCGCTGAGATTGCTGTTGAGATGTTGGAGAAGGACGGTGTAAAAGCCACTCTAATCAATCCCCGTTTCGTCAAACCAATAGATGAGGAATTGATTTTGAGCTGCATCGGAAGAACTAAAAGGGTGCTTGTTGTGGAGGAAGGTATTCTCCAGGGTGGTTTTGGCTATCAGATAGCTCATCTCCTTTTTAGCAAGGGTTTGAGCGATGTTAGAATCAAATTTATTGGGATAGATGGGTTCGTTGAGCATGGGAAAAGGGAAGAGCTCCTTCAGCTTTTAGGATTAACGCCGGAAGGCATTTATCAATCAGCGAAAGAAATTCTCAAGGAATAA
- a CDS encoding fused MFS/spermidine synthase: MIRRIWLVLFFLSGCAGLIYEVVWSRMLGLVFGTSALAISTVLIVFMGGMSLGSYVLGKVADKVKSPLLFYGILEGGIGVLCLLVPFLLSHISLLYRGFYPSLQDSQLGLALLRLALVILVLLPPTFLMGGTFPAFSSGYSKISEAGKDISVAYAVNTSGAVVGTLLAGFVLMPYLGISHTIKIAVFLNFLVFFLSIFLNRVAEAREEEISQAPVIYSSETAKLATLVIGISGFSAMALEVAWTRALHMVFGITTYAFTTMLASFLLGIVIGSALISRYIERVKNLPLLLAYIEMGAGFTALLFSRLIDLLPIVFLWLFKYTGGSFYLFYLTQFIICSLILIIPTSLFGASFPIATRIALRSREQFAGGVGKVYAFNTLGNILGSFFAGFFLMKLVGAAGIIIISSLLNIIAGGIMLRGVREVSPRSIKEAWGIFGAVLFFALIPFRWNIERLTSGVYLYAPYYLEKRSLRSAIEMMEGRKIIYYKDSITSTITVTEGEYEGKVVRALQMDGKTEASSFIDLTTQYMVAHLPLLLHEHPRKVMIIGLASGCTLGAALRHPVDEVVCAEIEPAMVEASKFFKEVNYEYWKDPRTRIVIEDGRNFLFLSKEKYDCIISEPSNPWISGLGNLFTREFYQIVKEHLNKGGIFALWIPAYITSLSDFKGMIATVCSVFPSVSLWNYPPIYADVLVICSNEPLKLSLERIEKKIRENPEIKESLQRIGIGGAQDVLWGFLMADNTVLQFCNGYPINTDDLPLIEYSAPKWLYKSINYDVLNELYRFKNLRR, from the coding sequence ATGATAAGGCGAATCTGGCTTGTGCTTTTCTTCCTCTCCGGTTGTGCGGGTCTCATATATGAAGTGGTGTGGTCAAGGATGCTTGGATTGGTGTTTGGTACCTCTGCCTTAGCGATAAGCACGGTTTTAATCGTCTTTATGGGTGGCATGTCGCTGGGAAGCTATGTTCTCGGCAAGGTCGCGGATAAAGTGAAGTCTCCTCTCCTTTTCTATGGCATTCTGGAAGGTGGGATAGGGGTTTTATGCCTTTTGGTCCCCTTTCTCCTTTCCCATATCTCCCTTCTTTATAGAGGCTTTTACCCTTCTCTTCAAGATTCCCAGTTGGGATTGGCATTGCTTCGGCTCGCTCTCGTTATTCTCGTTCTTCTACCACCTACTTTCCTAATGGGAGGAACCTTTCCCGCTTTTTCCTCGGGTTATTCTAAGATAAGCGAAGCGGGAAAAGACATCAGCGTTGCTTATGCAGTTAACACCAGCGGAGCTGTTGTAGGAACCCTTTTAGCAGGTTTTGTGCTAATGCCCTATCTTGGCATATCCCATACGATAAAAATCGCTGTCTTCCTCAATTTCCTTGTGTTCTTTCTCTCTATCTTCCTTAATAGGGTAGCGGAAGCGAGAGAAGAGGAAATCTCTCAAGCTCCCGTAATCTATTCATCCGAAACAGCTAAATTAGCGACCCTTGTTATAGGGATTTCCGGTTTTTCCGCAATGGCTTTAGAGGTAGCGTGGACAAGGGCGCTACATATGGTTTTCGGGATAACCACCTATGCCTTTACGACTATGCTTGCTTCGTTTCTATTAGGCATTGTCATTGGAAGTGCTCTTATCTCGCGCTATATTGAAAGGGTTAAAAACCTTCCACTTCTCCTCGCCTACATAGAGATGGGAGCTGGCTTTACCGCCCTTCTTTTCTCCCGCCTTATAGACCTTCTTCCAATCGTTTTTCTTTGGCTATTCAAATATACCGGTGGTAGCTTTTATCTCTTTTATTTAACCCAATTCATCATCTGCTCTCTCATCCTTATCATCCCCACCTCCTTGTTCGGTGCCTCCTTCCCAATAGCAACGAGGATAGCATTGAGAAGCAGGGAACAATTCGCAGGCGGTGTGGGGAAGGTTTATGCCTTTAACACTCTCGGGAATATCCTCGGTTCCTTCTTCGCTGGTTTCTTTTTGATGAAGTTAGTGGGCGCGGCGGGAATAATAATAATCTCTTCCCTTCTCAACATCATTGCGGGTGGGATTATGCTCAGGGGAGTGAGAGAAGTCTCCCCAAGGAGCATAAAAGAAGCTTGGGGAATCTTCGGAGCGGTGCTTTTCTTCGCGCTTATTCCCTTTCGCTGGAACATTGAAAGGTTGACGAGCGGAGTTTATCTCTATGCTCCCTACTACCTGGAGAAACGCTCTCTCCGCTCTGCGATTGAGATGATGGAGGGACGCAAGATTATCTATTATAAGGATAGCATTACCTCAACAATCACGGTTACCGAGGGAGAATATGAGGGTAAAGTTGTTCGCGCTTTGCAAATGGACGGGAAAACTGAAGCCTCTTCCTTTATTGACTTGACTACCCAATATATGGTAGCTCACTTGCCTTTGCTCCTTCATGAGCATCCTCGCAAAGTGATGATAATCGGGTTGGCAAGCGGATGCACCCTGGGAGCCGCTCTCCGCCATCCAGTTGACGAGGTAGTCTGCGCCGAGATTGAACCAGCTATGGTTGAAGCTTCCAAATTCTTCAAGGAGGTCAACTACGAGTATTGGAAGGACCCAAGGACACGCATCGTGATAGAAGATGGGCGCAATTTCCTATTTCTTTCAAAGGAAAAATACGATTGCATCATATCTGAACCATCAAACCCCTGGATATCGGGTTTAGGAAATCTCTTCACGAGAGAATTTTATCAGATAGTTAAGGAACACCTGAACAAAGGAGGAATCTTTGCCCTTTGGATACCCGCTTATATAACCTCTCTAAGCGATTTCAAAGGTATGATTGCCACCGTTTGTTCTGTTTTCCCTTCAGTGTCTCTTTGGAACTATCCACCCATTTATGCCGATGTGTTGGTCATCTGTTCAAATGAGCCCTTGAAACTATCATTGGAGAGAATAGAAAAGAAAATAAGGGAAAATCCTGAGATAAAGGAGAGCTTGCAGAGGATAGGAATAGGAGGCGCCCAGGATGTCTTATGGGGATTTTTAATGGCTGATAACACAGTGCTTCAATTCTGCAATGGATATCCCATCAACACGGATGACCTTCCCTTGATAGAATATTCAGCGCCCAAATGGCTTTACAAAAGCATCAATTATGATGTATTAAATGAACTTTATAGATTCAAAAATCTCAGGAGGTGA
- a CDS encoding 2,3-bisphosphoglycerate-independent phosphoglycerate mutase, translated as MADRPVKELGGFTPLEIARKPFMSRLAKEGECGIMDPIAPGIRAGSDTAHLALLGYDPYQYYTGRGAFEAAGIGLEVEKGDICFRCNFATVDEDTLVVIDRRAGRIREGTHLLAQALDGMEIDGVKVLFKESVEHRAGLVLRGEGLGHNVSDADPHKEGEKVHTVEPLEPDDIPSQKTAKIVNEFVRRSFEILRNHPVNVERKKQGLPPANIVLPRGAGTAPHIPSFQARYGLTGACIVEVGLLKGVGRYLKMDVIDVEGATGSLDTDEQAIARAVISALNDHDFILCNVKAPDVAGHDGEPYKKVEAVEKIDRMLGTILSQITPEEVVIVLTADHSTPVSVKDHSGDPVPIVIWGDGVRTDDVDCFGERPCARGGLGRIKGFDIMNILTNLLSVQEKFGA; from the coding sequence ATGGCTGATAGACCGGTGAAGGAATTGGGCGGCTTTACGCCGTTGGAAATCGCCCGTAAACCTTTTATGTCAAGACTGGCAAAAGAGGGAGAATGTGGCATTATGGACCCAATTGCCCCTGGCATTAGGGCTGGCTCGGATACAGCTCACCTCGCCTTGCTCGGCTATGACCCCTATCAATACTACACCGGAAGAGGAGCATTTGAGGCAGCGGGCATTGGACTGGAAGTGGAAAAGGGAGATATCTGCTTCCGCTGTAATTTCGCAACAGTTGATGAGGATACCTTAGTCGTGATTGATAGAAGGGCGGGAAGGATAAGGGAAGGAACCCATTTGCTTGCTCAAGCGCTTGATGGTATGGAGATAGACGGAGTGAAAGTGCTCTTCAAGGAATCTGTTGAGCATAGGGCAGGTCTTGTGTTAAGAGGGGAAGGTTTGGGGCATAATGTTTCCGATGCCGACCCTCATAAGGAAGGCGAGAAAGTGCATACGGTTGAACCATTGGAACCAGATGATATCCCATCACAAAAAACCGCTAAGATTGTAAACGAATTCGTTAGGCGTTCATTTGAAATATTAAGGAACCACCCGGTAAATGTTGAAAGGAAAAAACAGGGACTTCCTCCCGCAAACATCGTCCTCCCAAGGGGAGCAGGAACAGCTCCTCATATACCCTCTTTCCAGGCAAGATATGGATTAACCGGCGCTTGCATCGTTGAAGTGGGCTTGCTGAAGGGGGTTGGGCGTTATTTGAAGATGGATGTGATAGATGTGGAAGGAGCAACTGGCTCCTTGGATACAGATGAACAAGCGATAGCAAGAGCGGTTATCTCGGCTTTAAATGACCACGATTTCATTCTCTGCAATGTTAAAGCTCCCGATGTCGCGGGACACGATGGTGAACCATACAAAAAGGTTGAAGCAGTGGAGAAAATAGATAGGATGCTTGGCACCATTCTTTCCCAAATTACTCCAGAGGAAGTGGTAATAGTCCTCACCGCTGACCATTCAACGCCCGTCAGCGTGAAGGACCACTCCGGTGACCCCGTCCCGATAGTTATTTGGGGCGATGGAGTGAGAACCGATGATGTTGATTGTTTCGGGGAGCGTCCCTGTGCTCGTGGTGGCTTGGGGCGGATAAAAGGGTTTGATATTATGAACATCTTGACGAATCTCCTCTCCGTTCAGGAGAAGTTCGGAGCATAA
- the iolB gene encoding 5-deoxy-glucuronate isomerase, with protein MVRDDLLVKGKNQEEKEYITIVRPPMGTPPLKYIELSLLSLKEGRKHDVSTKGKECLLLLLKGKVKVDYKGKTFYLGERKNVFEEKAYALYIPPNSEFSVFAEKDFEAALCFAPAKIKSEAVVIKPEDVRVRKVGRDNFFREVHDVLREDIPAERLLVGETFNPPGNWSSYPPHRHDEHNPPQKIWLEEVYHFRIQPEGGFALMRLYDDDLTLNEALVIENRDSVIITKGYHPVVSAPGYFLYYLWILAGEERRLIPINDPTHEWVTSG; from the coding sequence ATGGTTCGTGATGACTTACTCGTAAAAGGAAAAAATCAAGAAGAGAAAGAATACATAACAATCGTTCGCCCGCCTATGGGCACCCCTCCTTTGAAGTATATAGAACTCTCCCTTCTTTCCCTAAAGGAGGGAAGGAAGCACGATGTATCCACGAAGGGAAAGGAATGCTTACTCCTCCTTTTGAAAGGGAAAGTAAAAGTGGATTATAAAGGTAAAACCTTTTACCTCGGAGAGAGAAAAAACGTTTTTGAGGAGAAAGCTTATGCCCTGTATATTCCTCCAAATAGCGAGTTCTCCGTCTTCGCGGAAAAGGATTTTGAGGCTGCCCTCTGCTTCGCGCCCGCGAAAATTAAAAGCGAAGCAGTGGTGATAAAGCCGGAAGATGTAAGGGTAAGGAAAGTGGGAAGGGATAACTTCTTCAGGGAGGTTCACGATGTATTGAGGGAAGACATCCCCGCAGAAAGGTTATTGGTGGGTGAAACCTTCAACCCGCCTGGCAATTGGTCTTCCTACCCTCCCCATAGACACGACGAACATAACCCACCCCAAAAAATTTGGTTAGAAGAGGTATATCACTTTCGAATTCAACCTGAGGGAGGCTTCGCCCTTATGAGGCTTTACGACGACGATTTAACCCTTAACGAAGCATTGGTCATTGAAAACAGAGATAGCGTGATAATCACCAAAGGATATCACCCCGTTGTTTCTGCCCCGGGCTACTTCCTTTATTATCTCTGGATTTTAGCTGGAGAGGAAAGGCGCTTGATTCCCATAAATGACCCCACACATGAATGGGTGACCAGCGGATGA
- a CDS encoding tRNA (adenine-N1)-methyltransferase has translation MDEFRENELAVLYDSRGRRYLITLKEGGMFHYHGGVVAHNDIIGKGEGQEISSSLGNKLLVFRPTLEEYILEMPRGAQVMYAKDCALISAYADIKPSDRIVEAGTGSGALTLFLCRQANQGIVYTYEIREDFAEIARKNLERWGVKNFVLKIKDISKGIDEKNVDKVVLDLPEPWIAIKPAKDALRAGGFFVSFLPTILQVHRLVLSLKEIGGFSHFRVVESLVRPWVIEERIARPELRMVAHTGFIVIARRLESG, from the coding sequence ATGGATGAATTCAGGGAAAACGAGTTAGCGGTCCTCTACGATAGCAGAGGGCGAAGGTATCTTATAACCCTTAAGGAGGGTGGTATGTTTCATTATCACGGTGGAGTGGTAGCCCATAACGATATAATCGGCAAAGGGGAAGGGCAGGAGATATCATCTTCCCTGGGAAACAAATTGCTCGTCTTTCGTCCCACATTGGAAGAGTATATTCTGGAGATGCCACGAGGCGCACAAGTTATGTATGCTAAGGATTGCGCCCTCATATCTGCTTACGCCGATATCAAGCCATCCGATAGAATAGTGGAAGCGGGAACGGGCTCAGGAGCTCTCACTCTTTTCCTCTGCCGGCAAGCGAACCAGGGAATCGTTTATACTTATGAGATAAGAGAGGATTTCGCTGAAATAGCTAGGAAAAATTTGGAAAGATGGGGCGTTAAAAATTTTGTTTTAAAGATAAAGGACATATCAAAGGGAATAGACGAAAAAAATGTGGATAAGGTCGTATTGGACTTGCCCGAGCCTTGGATAGCTATAAAACCAGCGAAGGATGCATTACGAGCGGGAGGTTTTTTCGTTTCTTTTCTCCCCACTATACTACAAGTGCATCGCTTGGTTTTATCTCTAAAGGAAATCGGTGGTTTTTCTCACTTCAGGGTTGTGGAATCGCTTGTCCGCCCTTGGGTTATTGAAGAGAGAATAGCGAGACCGGAGTTAAGGATGGTAGCTCACACTGGATTCATAGTCATAGCAAGGCGTTTAGAAAGTGGGTAG
- a CDS encoding sugar phosphate isomerase/epimerase: MERLWIGAVNIGIVHSMAYPNLRREEEVIGTIKSIVEDDFFGAIEVSNLTPQLAEKVGDILKSAHMDVIYAGQSSLLEAGVSLCSLDEAERNKAIEISKRNIDIAYKIGASILAVCSGRDPGEEVREEAREKLIASLKELCAYAQEKGEENIVTISLENFDRDIDKRFLIGPSEEAGRIAEEIKKEFSNFGLTLDLAHLPLLREKPHEALISVSDYLIHIHIGNCVLNRESPLYGDNHPPFEVEGGEIGVDELRAFLEALIYIGYLKRSVPTRLPVISFEIKPLPGQIPEVVLAGAKRIFVEAWSKI; this comes from the coding sequence GTGGAGCGTTTATGGATAGGCGCGGTGAATATCGGGATAGTCCATTCAATGGCATATCCCAATCTGAGAAGGGAAGAAGAGGTCATTGGCACAATAAAAAGTATTGTGGAAGATGATTTCTTCGGAGCAATAGAGGTGTCAAATCTGACTCCTCAGTTAGCCGAAAAAGTAGGGGACATCTTGAAATCGGCTCATATGGATGTGATTTACGCTGGGCAAAGTTCATTATTGGAAGCAGGCGTTAGCCTTTGCAGTTTAGATGAAGCTGAGAGGAATAAAGCGATTGAAATCTCAAAAAGAAACATAGATATAGCCTATAAGATTGGAGCTAGCATTCTTGCCGTCTGCAGCGGTAGGGACCCGGGGGAAGAAGTGAGGGAAGAGGCGAGGGAAAAGCTGATAGCTTCCCTTAAAGAGCTTTGTGCCTACGCCCAAGAAAAAGGGGAGGAAAACATAGTCACTATTTCTCTTGAGAATTTTGATAGAGATATAGACAAGAGATTCCTTATAGGTCCTTCGGAGGAAGCGGGGAGAATAGCGGAGGAAATCAAAAAGGAGTTCAGCAATTTCGGGCTGACCCTTGACCTTGCCCACCTTCCCCTTCTCAGGGAAAAACCCCACGAGGCGCTAATCTCCGTTTCGGATTATCTAATACATATTCATATAGGGAACTGTGTTTTGAATAGGGAAAGTCCTTTATATGGAGATAATCATCCTCCATTCGAGGTCGAGGGTGGGGAAATAGGAGTTGATGAGTTGAGGGCTTTTCTTGAAGCTCTTATATACATAGGGTATCTAAAGAGGAGCGTGCCTACCCGCTTACCAGTCATTTCCTTTGAGATAAAGCCCCTACCCGGGCAAATTCCCGAAGTCGTTCTCGCTGGTGCCAAGCGAATTTTCGTTGAAGCTTGGTCAAAAATATAG
- a CDS encoding UPF0280 family protein, whose amino-acid sequence MKYNTPYYRDWIKEEELQTYNIKIKQTDLLIRTDKDCREIAERKTREVRRQLEDYIEKNPIFAHTFAPYPVERDAPEIVRLMAGASIQAGIGPMAAVAGAIAELVGKELVKFCQDVIVENGGDIFIKCSKPRIVGLYAGENSPFTNKIGILVNPDETPLGICTSSGTVGPSFSMGEADAVVAITPSCAVADAFATALANLVRKGTPTEKILDKAKVLRGIIIAFGGKLVVGGKVNLVPLKLL is encoded by the coding sequence ATGAAATACAATACGCCGTATTATAGAGATTGGATAAAAGAAGAGGAGCTTCAAACATATAATATAAAGATAAAGCAGACAGACCTATTAATAAGAACGGACAAGGATTGCCGAGAGATAGCGGAGAGGAAAACCAGGGAGGTCCGCCGTCAGCTTGAGGATTATATTGAGAAGAACCCTATTTTCGCCCATACATTTGCCCCCTATCCCGTTGAGCGGGATGCTCCCGAGATAGTGAGATTGATGGCGGGTGCCTCAATACAGGCGGGAATAGGACCTATGGCTGCGGTAGCGGGAGCTATAGCGGAGCTAGTGGGCAAAGAGTTGGTGAAATTTTGCCAAGATGTGATTGTGGAGAATGGGGGAGATATATTTATAAAATGTTCAAAGCCCCGTATAGTGGGGCTCTATGCAGGGGAAAACTCACCCTTCACAAATAAAATTGGGATTCTCGTCAACCCGGATGAAACACCCTTAGGAATATGCACCTCCTCTGGAACGGTTGGACCTTCGTTCAGTATGGGAGAGGCGGACGCAGTCGTTGCGATAACCCCTTCCTGTGCAGTGGCTGATGCTTTCGCAACAGCTCTTGCTAACCTCGTCAGGAAGGGAACACCAACTGAGAAAATCCTTGATAAAGCAAAAGTGTTAAGAGGAATAATCATCGCGTTCGGTGGGAAACTCGTTGTAGGGGGGAAAGTAAACCTCGTGCCATTGAAACTTCTCTAA